Proteins encoded together in one Ferroglobus placidus DSM 10642 window:
- a CDS encoding ABC transporter permease, protein MFILIKKELSDSLRNKWLTSYAVMYMLIALGLSYFSLLGISGLGLKALGRITASLINLTIFLTPLASLMLGATSIVSEREAGSLEWLLSQPVSRRSVILGKFLGLTLAISIATALGYGFAGLFLSMQLPSEDLPKYLGLILISSALAAVGVAIGIFVSITSRGRFEALATSLLLWLTWVIIYDLLVMGASIAFGLTYLTIFLLLVLNPVESSRLLMAYIIDPTLSFLGLTGMLAAREIENLPLFLASVVFAWCLLPLIASFKLFEKKDV, encoded by the coding sequence TTGTTCATTTTAATTAAAAAGGAGCTTTCAGACTCTTTGAGAAACAAGTGGCTTACTTCTTATGCTGTGATGTACATGCTAATAGCTCTTGGTTTATCCTACTTCTCCCTCCTCGGCATAAGTGGTCTTGGATTGAAAGCTTTGGGAAGAATCACAGCAAGCTTGATTAATCTCACGATATTTTTGACGCCGCTCGCATCTCTGATGCTTGGGGCTACAAGCATAGTCAGTGAAAGAGAAGCGGGATCGCTGGAGTGGCTACTCTCTCAGCCGGTGAGCAGAAGATCCGTAATACTTGGCAAGTTCTTGGGATTAACTTTGGCTATTTCCATTGCAACAGCTTTAGGATACGGATTTGCCGGACTATTTCTATCGATGCAGCTCCCTTCCGAAGATCTGCCGAAGTATCTGGGCTTAATACTCATATCCTCAGCTTTAGCGGCTGTCGGAGTTGCTATAGGAATCTTCGTCTCCATAACCTCCCGAGGTAGATTTGAGGCTCTGGCAACCTCACTTTTGCTTTGGCTGACTTGGGTCATAATCTACGACCTCCTTGTCATGGGAGCGAGCATAGCTTTTGGATTGACATATCTAACGATTTTCCTTCTCCTCGTTTTAAATCCAGTAGAAAGCTCAAGGCTTTTAATGGCGTACATAATAGACCCGACTCTGAGCTTTCTCGGCTTAACTGGGATGCTTGCTGCAAGAGAAATCGAAAACTTACCGCTGTTCTTGGCAAGCGTCGTCTTTGCGTGGTGTTTGCTGCCTTTAATAGCCTCGTTCAAACTCTTTG